The following proteins are co-located in the Spirosoma montaniterrae genome:
- a CDS encoding HAD family hydrolase encodes MNSFPKLIAFDADDTLWANQPLFDDAEEELRLLLKQFGSDEQINQTLIDVQTENLRLMGYGAKGFMLSMIEAAIRLTDGAVRGTQIQQIIDLGKELLRFPINLIDGVEEVLETLSAEHELMVLTKGDLLDQESKLARSGVGQYFSHVEIVSEKHEAAYRRILSRYHVEPADFLMIGNSLKSDILPVVNIGGQAIYVPYHTTWHFERMAETGHPNGYVQVESIRDVLGLLQALR; translated from the coding sequence ATGAATTCGTTCCCCAAATTAATCGCCTTCGATGCCGACGATACGCTCTGGGCCAACCAGCCGCTGTTCGACGACGCAGAAGAAGAACTTCGTCTGTTGTTGAAACAGTTCGGTTCCGACGAGCAAATTAATCAGACGCTTATCGACGTGCAAACCGAAAACCTGCGCCTGATGGGCTACGGAGCCAAAGGATTCATGCTGTCGATGATTGAAGCAGCCATTCGCCTGACCGATGGCGCGGTGCGGGGCACGCAGATTCAGCAGATTATCGACCTCGGCAAAGAACTGCTCCGGTTCCCGATTAACCTCATCGACGGCGTGGAAGAGGTGCTTGAGACGCTCAGTGCCGAGCATGAACTGATGGTGCTGACCAAAGGCGATCTGCTCGATCAGGAGAGCAAACTGGCGCGGTCGGGCGTGGGGCAGTATTTCAGTCACGTAGAGATTGTCAGCGAAAAGCACGAAGCCGCTTACCGCCGGATTCTGTCGCGCTACCACGTAGAACCCGCCGATTTTCTGATGATTGGCAACTCGCTCAAATCCGACATTCTGCCCGTTGTCAACATCGGCGGTCAGGCTATCTACGTACCGTATCACACGACGTGGCATTTCGAGCGGATGGCCGAGACCGGGCATCCGAACGGTTACGTACAGGTCGAGAGCATCCGCGACGTACTCGGGCTGTTACAGGCTCTCCGATAA
- a CDS encoding DUF3817 domain-containing protein, which translates to MHLLTTRIGRLKLVALLEGISLIVLIFIAVPLKHIWGKPWLVQNVGMIHGLLFILYVLNVLQAKLELGWNTGKTLLALALSFVPFGTFYVTAKMLPTIIDDADRNQQQPKP; encoded by the coding sequence ATGCACTTACTCACCACCCGCATTGGTCGGCTCAAATTAGTCGCTCTGCTCGAAGGCATTTCGCTTATTGTCTTGATTTTCATTGCCGTACCCCTCAAACACATCTGGGGTAAGCCCTGGTTGGTACAGAATGTAGGCATGATTCACGGGTTACTGTTTATTCTGTATGTGCTGAACGTGCTTCAGGCCAAGCTCGAACTGGGCTGGAATACGGGTAAAACCCTGCTGGCTCTGGCTCTGTCGTTCGTTCCATTCGGTACGTTTTACGTCACGGCGAAGATGCTACCCACGATTATCGACGACGCCGACCGCAATCAACAGCAGCCGAAGCCATGA
- a CDS encoding DUF2490 domain-containing protein translates to MIQSSSVQRFAVYAKRCILAGFLSMPLIVMAQNTRLNDYNTIGWFTNTTTLRFSNRWSGHFEYQFRRDELVQKWQQSLLRTGINYHANDKLTLRLGYAWIETFPYGDYTIQAAGRQFPEHRLYQMATLNNPIGRVEISHRFMLEQRWFGRYLNADSPRPDETVYVNRLRYMFRAQMPIGKPKLEDKTPYVAAYDEILLGFGRNVGENVFDQNRLGLLLGYRFSPVFRLEGGFFQQIVQLPREIQNRNVFQYNNGIIVNTVVNMDLRKK, encoded by the coding sequence ATGATACAGTCTTCTTCGGTGCAGCGTTTCGCCGTCTACGCGAAACGCTGCATACTGGCAGGCTTTCTGAGTATGCCGCTGATAGTTATGGCCCAGAACACCCGTCTGAACGATTACAACACAATTGGCTGGTTCACCAACACAACCACGCTGCGCTTTTCAAATCGCTGGAGTGGGCATTTCGAGTACCAGTTTCGGCGCGACGAACTGGTGCAGAAATGGCAGCAGAGTCTGCTCCGAACGGGTATCAACTACCACGCCAATGATAAGCTGACGCTGCGGCTCGGCTATGCCTGGATCGAGACGTTTCCCTACGGCGATTATACCATTCAGGCTGCCGGGCGGCAGTTTCCCGAACACCGGCTCTATCAGATGGCTACGCTCAATAATCCCATCGGGCGCGTCGAGATTAGTCACCGGTTTATGCTCGAACAACGCTGGTTTGGCCGCTACCTGAACGCCGACAGCCCCCGCCCCGACGAGACCGTGTACGTGAACCGGCTACGCTACATGTTTCGGGCGCAGATGCCCATTGGTAAACCAAAGCTTGAAGACAAAACGCCTTACGTAGCTGCTTACGACGAAATTCTGTTGGGTTTCGGGCGTAACGTTGGCGAAAACGTGTTCGATCAGAACCGGTTAGGTTTGTTGCTTGGCTATCGGTTCAGTCCCGTGTTCCGGCTGGAGGGTGGTTTCTTTCAGCAAATCGTACAGCTACCACGCGAAATTCAAAACCGAAACGTATTCCAGTACAACAACGGTATTATCGTTAATACGGTCGTTAATATGGATTTGAGAAAGAAGTAA
- a CDS encoding helix-turn-helix domain-containing protein → MPDLFDVPQLNTADLWQRFIHDGPNQPIPFREKLDDFLILRLEDYRHLIKLPTTPFRRQVHELVFVTSGSLTRGCDLNTVIVEPGEVHLLLANQISTIESQSDDVTGFYCHFSMDTIIQLYHKEHMVSELARLSALMRNGSVKLSNKAFLAVKIVFERLMDEYKTKNDLSLIDAYLVTLCYEIRNDVSTNQPVIATKQSKPYELAEQFKRLVLQYISHHPSMVFYADQLGVSPNHLNKCVKQTTGKTASALINDVLLMEAKVLLKHSGHSVSEIAHRLGFDDPSYFGRFFKKSTGLTPQSFREND, encoded by the coding sequence ATGCCTGATTTATTCGATGTGCCGCAACTGAACACGGCTGATTTGTGGCAGCGTTTTATTCACGATGGCCCGAATCAGCCCATTCCATTCCGCGAAAAGCTCGATGATTTTCTGATCCTTCGGCTCGAAGATTACCGGCATCTTATCAAACTCCCTACTACCCCATTTCGGCGGCAGGTGCATGAACTGGTGTTTGTCACGAGCGGTTCGCTCACGCGCGGCTGCGACCTGAACACCGTCATTGTGGAGCCGGGCGAAGTACATCTGCTGCTGGCAAACCAGATTTCAACCATCGAGAGTCAGTCTGACGATGTAACGGGTTTTTACTGCCATTTCAGCATGGACACCATCATTCAGCTCTACCATAAAGAACACATGGTTAGCGAGTTGGCTCGACTAAGTGCGTTGATGCGAAATGGTAGCGTAAAGCTTTCAAACAAAGCATTTTTAGCTGTAAAAATAGTGTTCGAGCGGCTGATGGACGAATATAAAACCAAGAACGACCTGAGCCTGATTGATGCGTATCTGGTCACGCTCTGCTACGAAATCCGTAACGACGTATCAACGAATCAACCCGTTATCGCTACGAAGCAAAGTAAGCCCTATGAATTGGCCGAGCAGTTTAAACGGTTGGTGTTGCAATACATAAGTCATCATCCCTCAATGGTGTTCTATGCCGATCAGTTGGGGGTATCTCCCAACCACCTGAACAAGTGCGTGAAACAAACTACTGGCAAAACAGCGAGCGCGCTCATCAACGATGTGCTGTTGATGGAAGCCAAAGTTTTACTGAAACATTCGGGGCACAGCGTTAGCGAAATTGCCCATCGGCTTGGGTTCGATGACCCTTCCTATTTCGGGCGGTTTTTTAAAAAAAGTACCGGACTTACTCCCCAGTCGTTTCGCGAAAATGATTGA
- a CDS encoding DUF2911 domain-containing protein, with translation MNRNLALLLVGLFLTLTTFAQNDPAQRPSPPAEATGTVNGKTITIKYSQPSAKGRTVFGGIVPYGQVWRTGANETTSIEFSDNVTLEGKSVAKGKYALFTIPGEKDWTVILNKTIKWGAFSYKQDEDVLRVTVPARKAKAFAEKFAINVSNKGVVSMAWADAQVDFTVK, from the coding sequence ATGAACCGCAACCTTGCTCTTCTACTCGTCGGGCTGTTTCTGACCCTGACTACCTTTGCTCAGAACGACCCGGCCCAGCGTCCCAGCCCGCCCGCCGAAGCCACCGGTACCGTCAATGGCAAAACCATTACGATCAAATATAGTCAGCCATCCGCGAAAGGCCGCACCGTCTTCGGCGGCATTGTACCCTATGGGCAGGTATGGCGCACCGGAGCCAACGAAACCACGTCTATCGAGTTCTCCGACAACGTAACGCTCGAAGGCAAGTCCGTCGCCAAAGGCAAATACGCGCTGTTTACGATCCCCGGCGAAAAAGACTGGACCGTCATCCTGAACAAAACCATCAAGTGGGGAGCCTTCAGCTATAAGCAGGACGAAGACGTACTACGCGTGACGGTGCCCGCCCGAAAAGCCAAAGCCTTCGCCGAGAAGTTTGCCATCAACGTATCGAATAAGGGCGTAGTGTCGATGGCGTGGGCCGACGCGCAGGTCGATTTTACAGTGAAGTAG
- a CDS encoding helix-turn-helix transcriptional regulator: protein MIIKGDELSDILERTFSGCERATREHSRCTDAFRMQSHKQYDQMLSIVNLKGGFERPLSVVDVRDVDHVSLHFQLRGQSDAHIRGIRGNQLMKTGQMNLFACFDPVATIDFPEQSDYEYISVNLNPGVAVQLLVDCGMPTVAEKVVQREATMASPAPLRYRAEQLQILQQLMTNPFPDDLQPVFQRAKLTELLLWYRWQHEPPNGRAMPVTVSATDEDKLRAVKAYLDSHFLDEIAVPTLAKQFLLNNFKLRTGFRALFGTTPYQYVLTLRMRYACERLQADRTSPTDLAAQLHYSSPGHFISAFKQVVGLTPSAYARLSVVCF from the coding sequence ATGATTATCAAAGGCGACGAGTTGAGTGACATCCTGGAGCGGACATTTTCGGGCTGCGAACGGGCTACCCGCGAACACAGCCGCTGTACAGACGCGTTTCGGATGCAGTCGCACAAACAGTACGATCAGATGCTGTCGATTGTGAACCTGAAAGGTGGATTCGAGCGACCACTGAGCGTCGTGGACGTGCGCGACGTCGATCACGTAAGCCTTCATTTTCAACTTCGGGGGCAGTCCGACGCGCATATACGGGGCATCCGGGGCAATCAGTTGATGAAGACCGGCCAGATGAATCTCTTCGCCTGTTTCGACCCTGTAGCAACCATCGACTTCCCGGAGCAGAGCGATTACGAATACATCAGCGTCAACCTGAATCCTGGCGTAGCGGTGCAATTACTCGTTGACTGCGGAATGCCCACCGTTGCCGAAAAAGTCGTTCAGCGCGAAGCCACTATGGCCAGTCCGGCCCCGCTACGGTATCGGGCCGAGCAACTCCAGATTTTGCAGCAGTTGATGACCAACCCGTTTCCCGACGACTTGCAACCCGTTTTCCAGCGGGCCAAACTCACCGAACTGTTGCTGTGGTATCGGTGGCAGCACGAGCCGCCGAACGGCAGGGCGATGCCCGTTACGGTATCGGCTACCGACGAAGACAAACTACGGGCGGTGAAGGCGTATTTGGATAGCCATTTCTTAGACGAGATTGCCGTGCCAACGCTGGCGAAGCAGTTTCTCCTGAACAACTTCAAACTGCGAACAGGCTTCAGAGCCTTGTTCGGAACCACGCCCTACCAGTACGTACTGACCCTGCGGATGCGCTACGCCTGCGAACGCCTGCAAGCCGACCGAACCAGCCCGACCGACCTTGCTGCTCAACTGCACTACAGCAGTCCCGGCCATTTTATCTCAGCGTTTAAGCAAGTGGTTGGCCTGACGCCATCGGCTTACGCCCGGCTTTCTGTCGTTTGCTTTTAG
- a CDS encoding MFS transporter encodes MRYVPRQQLILIIASISVFFEALDIAIINLTMPLIQRGFGLTANSVQWLQTLYVLLYGGLLILGGRLADTVGRKRVFLTASGLFLLTSLGAGLAPSFGWLLFFRGLQGVAAALLMPSALSIVTNAFTDAAARSRAIGVVSAFAAIGSGSGLSVGGLIASGFGWQWVFFINVPVILLTLGLAYRYIPDDAPQHSTPPDVGSGLLLTGLITALSYVVHELGNWRTHGGLLVGLTLIVGVGSYFFLKRNATQPVPLIDFAILRPALTGIGVYVCLGASFTGFLFLISLILQNDRGLSAAQAGLMLLPFSVLSAITGKVFIPALLKRFSVRQIALMGMISLTVSALFLLFSAQSGSDSHLPLLLAMTCANGLGIALAYSGLTVLSIQGIAEAHHGLVSGVATTAYFFGGGLGLSLLSLFLGSGLAGEPVVGVGSLLLFGMYGGIGVTWLLVTNALTHSKGIRDTTESPQHLPSSRAGQ; translated from the coding sequence ATGCGCTACGTACCCCGCCAGCAGCTTATCCTGATTATTGCGTCGATCAGCGTCTTCTTTGAAGCGTTGGACATTGCCATTATCAACCTGACAATGCCCCTGATTCAGCGCGGTTTCGGTCTCACGGCCAACAGCGTACAGTGGCTACAAACGCTGTACGTACTGCTGTATGGCGGGTTGCTGATTCTGGGTGGGCGACTGGCCGATACGGTTGGCCGCAAACGCGTGTTTCTGACCGCTTCGGGGCTGTTTTTGCTGACGTCGCTGGGGGCGGGACTGGCTCCGTCGTTTGGCTGGCTGCTGTTTTTCCGGGGATTGCAGGGCGTGGCCGCTGCGCTGCTGATGCCCTCGGCCCTGTCTATCGTGACCAACGCCTTTACCGACGCTGCTGCCCGCAGCCGGGCCATTGGTGTGGTGAGCGCGTTTGCGGCCATCGGTTCGGGCAGCGGGCTGTCGGTGGGTGGGCTGATTGCCAGTGGGTTTGGCTGGCAGTGGGTGTTTTTCATCAACGTACCCGTTATTCTGCTCACGCTTGGGCTGGCGTACCGCTACATTCCCGACGATGCTCCCCAGCACAGTACCCCGCCCGACGTGGGTTCAGGACTGTTATTGACCGGGCTGATTACGGCCCTCTCCTACGTGGTTCATGAACTGGGCAACTGGCGCACCCACGGTGGCCTGCTGGTGGGATTGACACTGATTGTAGGGGTAGGCAGTTATTTTTTTCTAAAGCGAAACGCTACTCAGCCCGTGCCACTTATCGACTTTGCGATACTCCGCCCGGCCCTGACCGGCATTGGCGTGTATGTGTGTCTCGGCGCATCATTTACAGGCTTTCTGTTCCTGATTTCGTTGATTTTACAGAACGACCGGGGACTAAGTGCGGCTCAGGCCGGGCTGATGCTCCTGCCGTTCAGCGTACTCTCGGCTATTACGGGTAAGGTGTTTATCCCGGCTTTATTGAAGCGATTCAGCGTCCGGCAAATCGCCCTGATGGGCATGATCTCACTGACGGTCAGCGCATTATTTCTGCTGTTTTCTGCTCAATCTGGGTCCGATAGCCACCTGCCGCTGTTACTGGCGATGACCTGCGCCAACGGACTGGGCATTGCGCTGGCCTATTCGGGCCTAACGGTGCTGTCGATTCAGGGCATTGCCGAAGCACACCACGGGTTAGTGTCGGGCGTGGCAACTACGGCTTATTTTTTCGGGGGCGGGCTGGGCCTGTCGCTGCTGTCATTATTTCTGGGCAGTGGCCTGGCGGGCGAACCGGTAGTGGGCGTTGGGTCACTCCTGCTATTCGGAATGTATGGCGGCATCGGGGTGACTTGGCTGCTGGTCACGAATGCCCTCACTCACAGTAAGGGCATTCGTGATACTACGGAATCACCTCAACACCTTCCATCGAGTCGAGCCGGACAATGA
- a CDS encoding carbonic anhydrase — protein sequence METTEAQSRRRANRNVTPATTVATIDSVKWRKDHYVVNRDSAYADPRIALRKLMGGNRRFIEDKSIRPRQSRQDLTNTEKGQKPFAVIVGCSDSRVPNEIIFDQGVGDLFIIRTAGQVMAAASYGSVEFATVALGSKLIVVLGHQSCGAVDAAIKRPDVPGHIVTLVNSIKPAAQKAKAMGGNMLENAIRANVIDQVNELRDLEPVLAKKYRNGEILIVGAVYNLGTGKVEFLPETLKDLPEFRASTK from the coding sequence ATGGAAACAACCGAAGCCCAGTCTCGTCGCCGGGCAAACCGCAACGTAACACCTGCCACTACTGTTGCCACAATTGACTCGGTCAAATGGCGAAAAGATCACTACGTGGTGAACCGAGACTCGGCCTATGCCGACCCGCGCATCGCGCTTCGCAAACTGATGGGCGGTAATCGCCGGTTTATTGAAGATAAGAGCATCCGGCCCCGGCAAAGCCGGCAGGACCTCACCAATACCGAGAAAGGCCAAAAGCCCTTTGCCGTGATTGTGGGGTGTTCCGACAGTCGTGTACCGAATGAAATTATCTTCGATCAGGGCGTAGGTGATCTGTTCATCATCCGCACGGCGGGTCAGGTAATGGCTGCGGCTTCTTACGGAAGCGTTGAGTTTGCAACCGTGGCACTCGGCTCAAAATTGATTGTGGTACTGGGGCACCAAAGCTGCGGAGCCGTTGATGCCGCCATCAAGCGTCCCGACGTACCGGGCCATATCGTTACGCTGGTAAATAGCATCAAACCCGCAGCGCAGAAGGCCAAAGCTATGGGCGGGAACATGCTTGAAAACGCCATTCGGGCCAATGTAATCGATCAGGTCAACGAACTGCGTGACCTGGAGCCGGTGCTTGCCAAAAAATACCGAAACGGTGAAATCCTGATTGTGGGGGCTGTTTATAATCTTGGCACTGGTAAAGTTGAATTCCTGCCCGAAACGTTGAAAGATTTACCCGAATTCCGCGCTTCGACCAAATGA
- a CDS encoding Na+/H+ antiporter — protein MQQTLLLCLSLLLLISVLVMVGQRLRIPIPIFLVISGLLISFIPGIPRIEVDPELIFLIFLPPLLYEAAWFTSWKEFWRWRRIIVTLAFGLVFFTAFAVAYFSSWLIPGFTLALGFLLGGIISPPDAVAATSVLRGINVPKRLMSVIEGESLINDASSLIVFRFALAAVLSGTFVLHEAVTNFFMVTFGGIGIGLAVSAVFYAIHRWIPSPVRITILLTFILPYTLYLAAEYYHCSGVMAVVSGGLFMANQRTTILNHSSRLQSSSMWATVVFALNGAVFILIGLELPVIMRGLDGYSLTEVVGYAGLITLLVIIVRLVAALFTAGFTRVVGSILPKAVADTNPGWRAPIIVGWAGMRGVVSLASALSVPLTLTNGQPFPQRNLILFITFVVILITLVFQGLTLPMVVRKVRYRAPEEQLSEDEQESAIRLKLLEVALDHLNNHYGPDIRQNELVENLKSRMESDQRLTTQHLNSLDCDTHKINRYNHIITDVINAKRRALYHFRRKQEFDDDIIRKEEARLDLEEEKIDHPIH, from the coding sequence ATGCAACAAACACTGCTACTTTGCCTGTCGTTACTGCTGCTCATTTCGGTACTGGTAATGGTAGGGCAACGACTTCGCATCCCTATACCTATCTTTTTAGTTATCAGCGGATTGCTTATCAGTTTCATTCCAGGCATTCCGCGCATCGAAGTTGACCCCGAACTAATTTTTCTGATTTTTCTGCCCCCTCTGCTCTACGAGGCCGCCTGGTTTACGTCATGGAAGGAGTTCTGGCGGTGGCGACGCATTATTGTCACGCTGGCGTTTGGGCTGGTATTTTTTACAGCCTTCGCAGTGGCTTATTTTTCGAGCTGGCTCATTCCGGGTTTCACGCTTGCGCTGGGCTTCCTGCTGGGCGGCATCATCTCGCCCCCCGACGCCGTGGCCGCAACTTCGGTACTACGCGGCATCAACGTTCCGAAACGGCTGATGAGCGTTATTGAAGGCGAAAGCCTGATAAATGATGCATCGTCACTGATTGTGTTTCGGTTCGCGCTGGCGGCTGTGCTGTCGGGCACCTTTGTACTGCACGAAGCCGTCACCAACTTTTTCATGGTCACGTTTGGCGGCATTGGCATCGGGCTGGCCGTATCGGCGGTGTTTTATGCCATTCATCGCTGGATACCATCGCCCGTGCGTATTACCATCCTGCTCACGTTTATTCTGCCCTACACCCTCTACTTAGCCGCTGAGTATTACCACTGTTCGGGGGTGATGGCCGTGGTGAGCGGGGGGCTATTTATGGCAAATCAGCGCACTACCATTTTAAATCACTCGTCTCGACTACAAAGCTCGTCGATGTGGGCAACGGTAGTTTTTGCGCTCAACGGTGCCGTATTTATCCTGATTGGGCTTGAACTGCCTGTTATCATGCGCGGCTTGGACGGCTATTCGCTGACGGAGGTAGTTGGGTATGCTGGCCTGATTACGCTCCTGGTAATTATCGTTCGGCTGGTTGCAGCCCTGTTCACGGCAGGGTTCACGCGGGTGGTTGGTAGTATACTACCAAAGGCCGTAGCCGACACTAATCCGGGCTGGCGGGCACCCATCATTGTTGGCTGGGCCGGTATGCGGGGCGTGGTATCGCTGGCGTCGGCCCTGTCGGTACCGCTCACGCTGACCAATGGACAACCGTTCCCGCAGCGCAATCTGATTCTGTTCATCACGTTCGTGGTTATTCTGATAACGCTTGTTTTTCAGGGGCTTACCTTGCCAATGGTGGTACGGAAAGTACGTTACCGCGCTCCCGAAGAGCAACTTTCCGAAGATGAACAAGAATCGGCAATCCGGCTGAAACTGCTGGAAGTTGCACTCGACCATCTGAACAACCACTATGGACCCGACATTCGGCAGAACGAATTAGTGGAAAACCTGAAAAGCCGGATGGAAAGCGACCAACGGCTGACAACGCAGCATCTGAACTCGCTCGACTGCGATACACACAAGATTAACCGCTATAACCACATCATAACCGACGTCATCAATGCTAAACGCCGGGCCTTGTATCACTTTCGGCGTAAACAGGAATTTGATGACGACATTATCCGCAAAGAAGAAGCCCGGCTCGATCTGGAAGAAGAAAAAATAGATCACCCGATTCACTGA
- a CDS encoding DoxX family protein: protein MNLLHRVEHWGDTHHPAWTDALRIMLGTILVLKGISFISDTTYLTQLVGGLKFDLWSVMIVHYVAFAHLMGGFLIAVGCLTRLMCLLQLPILVGAVFFVNISRGFSTLNSELWLSLVVLGLLLTFIVLGSGRYSMDEYVRQHAK, encoded by the coding sequence ATGAACCTCTTACACCGCGTTGAACACTGGGGCGATACGCATCACCCCGCCTGGACCGACGCCCTGCGCATCATGCTGGGCACGATTCTGGTGCTGAAGGGCATCAGTTTTATCAGTGATACCACGTACCTCACGCAATTGGTGGGTGGCCTGAAATTCGATTTATGGTCGGTGATGATTGTGCATTACGTGGCGTTTGCGCATTTGATGGGCGGCTTTCTGATTGCCGTGGGTTGCCTGACGCGGCTCATGTGTTTGCTACAACTGCCAATTCTGGTGGGTGCCGTTTTCTTCGTTAACATCAGCCGGGGGTTTTCGACTCTCAACTCCGAGTTGTGGCTGTCGCTGGTGGTGCTGGGGCTGTTGCTAACATTTATTGTGCTGGGTTCGGGCCGGTATTCGATGGATGAATACGTGCGGCAACACGCGAAATAA
- a CDS encoding RidA family protein, with product MKHYLLGLTLFLATTVVQAQTTPTTGYIYKVDTALPGKTVYVCGQRPFDGKGRLVGKGDFVQQVQQVFTNLKTALNEVGLDVDNVKQVTYHVKGETGSINTQAQQQLSSLGTVFFAQAAPAISETRTISKIASDDVLVEIEVVAIK from the coding sequence ATGAAACATTACCTGCTCGGTCTGACCCTTTTTCTTGCCACTACCGTTGTTCAGGCCCAAACTACGCCTACGACGGGATATATTTACAAAGTCGATACCGCCCTGCCAGGCAAAACCGTGTACGTTTGTGGGCAACGCCCGTTCGACGGTAAAGGCCGGTTGGTAGGCAAAGGCGACTTTGTTCAGCAGGTTCAGCAGGTCTTTACAAATCTGAAAACAGCCCTCAATGAGGTTGGTCTGGATGTTGATAACGTGAAGCAGGTGACGTACCACGTTAAAGGTGAAACCGGTTCGATCAATACACAGGCTCAACAGCAACTTTCCAGTTTGGGCACGGTTTTCTTCGCACAGGCGGCCCCCGCCATCTCCGAAACACGCACTATCTCGAAAATCGCCAGCGACGACGTACTGGTTGAAATTGAGGTAGTTGCGATCAAATAA